From Rhizobium sp. NZLR1, a single genomic window includes:
- a CDS encoding glyoxalase superfamily protein encodes MTATYPAIEELKAQAKRLRQAMNDRGTALTHSAALEIIARQHGARDWNTLAALAAKPNASPKTQLFVGAHIRGRYLNQPFTGEILALSALPGGDLHRITIHFDKPVDVVTFESFSAFRQRVNAQIDADGVSPRKTSNGVPHLVLDL; translated from the coding sequence ATGACGGCGACCTATCCTGCCATTGAAGAATTGAAGGCCCAGGCCAAGCGATTGCGCCAGGCGATGAACGATCGCGGCACCGCACTGACCCACAGTGCAGCCCTCGAAATAATTGCCCGCCAGCACGGCGCGCGCGATTGGAACACGCTCGCAGCCCTTGCAGCAAAGCCCAATGCCAGCCCGAAGACACAGCTCTTCGTCGGCGCCCATATTCGCGGCCGCTATCTCAATCAGCCGTTCACCGGCGAGATCCTGGCGCTTTCGGCCTTGCCGGGCGGCGATCTCCACAGGATCACCATCCATTTCGACAAGCCGGTTGATGTCGTCACCTTCGAAAGCTTTTCGGCCTTTCGCCAGCGCGTGAATGCGCAGATCGATGCCGACGGCGTCTCGCCGCGGAAGACCTCGAACGGCGTGCCGCATCTGGTGCTCGATCTCTAG
- a CDS encoding YciI family protein, with the protein MRYICLIYNSADTDGTLTSEETDDLVKAHFAFDEELRRDGVMVHADALEMPDRATVLRVRDNTLSATDGPYVETKEHLAGFYVIEAPDMATAKKIAGRIPSARFGAVELRPVRMLTLPD; encoded by the coding sequence GTGCGCTACATCTGCCTGATCTATAACAGCGCCGACACCGACGGCACGCTGACATCTGAAGAGACCGATGACCTCGTCAAAGCGCATTTCGCCTTCGACGAGGAACTGCGCCGCGACGGTGTCATGGTCCACGCCGATGCGCTTGAGATGCCTGATAGGGCGACCGTGCTGCGTGTTCGAGACAACACTCTGTCCGCGACCGACGGTCCCTATGTCGAGACGAAGGAGCATCTTGCCGGCTTCTACGTCATCGAGGCGCCTGATATGGCGACGGCAAAAAAGATCGCCGGGCGGATCCCTTCGGCGCGTTTCGGCGCGGTCGAACTTCGGCCCGTGCGGATGCTGACCCTGCCGGACTGA
- a CDS encoding RNA polymerase sigma factor encodes MESLIEEIYRTQSRRVLATLIRLLGDFDRAEEALHDAFAAAARTWPADGIPGNPFAWLVSTGRFKAIDTIRRRARFDASQHHIEDSLYTPDATEIGDMEPIEDDMLRLIFTCCHPAIPSDAQTAMALREICGLTTEEIAHAFLSPAPTVAQRIVRAKNRIRTENIPYEVPGREALPERLDQVLHVIYLVFNEGYSASSGEAVVRADLTAEAIRLARLLLALLPHPDVRGLLSLMLLQDSRRTARSNEQGLLVLLADQDRSLWDHEKIAEGSALLAEAMRAGEIGTYTLQAAIAAEHARAPAADETDWRRIAFYYDLLLAAQPSPIVELNRAVAIAMAEGPAKGLDLVDAILERQELKAFHLAHSARADFLRRLGRRQEAIAAYGTALSLCRQEPEQAFLRKRISELAATPERQ; translated from the coding sequence TTGGAAAGCCTGATCGAGGAGATTTATCGAACCCAATCGCGCCGGGTGCTGGCGACGCTGATCCGCCTGCTCGGCGATTTCGACCGGGCCGAGGAAGCGCTGCACGACGCCTTCGCCGCGGCCGCCCGGACATGGCCGGCCGACGGCATTCCCGGCAATCCCTTCGCCTGGCTCGTTTCCACGGGGCGCTTCAAAGCGATCGACACGATCCGGCGGCGAGCGCGCTTCGATGCGTCGCAGCATCACATCGAGGACAGCCTCTACACGCCTGATGCAACGGAGATCGGCGACATGGAACCAATCGAGGACGACATGCTGCGGCTGATCTTCACCTGCTGCCATCCCGCCATCCCCTCCGATGCGCAGACGGCGATGGCGCTTCGGGAAATCTGCGGATTGACCACCGAGGAGATCGCCCATGCCTTCCTCTCCCCGGCGCCGACGGTCGCCCAGCGGATCGTGCGCGCCAAGAACAGGATCCGAACGGAGAATATCCCCTATGAGGTGCCAGGCCGCGAGGCGCTGCCTGAGCGGCTCGACCAGGTGCTGCACGTCATCTACCTGGTCTTCAACGAAGGCTATTCCGCCTCTTCGGGCGAGGCCGTGGTTCGTGCCGACCTGACGGCGGAGGCGATCCGTCTGGCCCGGCTGCTTCTGGCGCTGCTGCCGCATCCCGATGTCCGCGGCCTGCTGTCGCTGATGCTGCTGCAGGATTCCCGCCGCACCGCCCGCAGCAATGAGCAGGGGCTGCTGGTGCTGCTTGCCGATCAGGACCGCTCGCTCTGGGATCATGAAAAGATTGCGGAAGGATCGGCGCTGCTTGCCGAGGCGATGCGGGCGGGAGAGATCGGCACCTACACACTGCAGGCGGCAATCGCCGCCGAGCATGCCAGGGCACCTGCTGCCGATGAGACTGACTGGCGGCGGATCGCCTTCTATTACGATCTTCTTCTGGCGGCTCAGCCCTCGCCGATCGTCGAACTCAATCGCGCCGTGGCGATCGCGATGGCGGAAGGGCCGGCGAAGGGGCTGGATCTGGTCGATGCCATTCTGGAACGCCAGGAGCTCAAGGCCTTTCATCTCGCTCATTCGGCGCGCGCCGATTTCCTGCGGCGCCTCGGCCGGCGGCAGGAGGCGATCGCGGCCTATGGAACGGC
- a CDS encoding YciI family protein, producing the protein MKYLCQVWFDNGVLDAMTQEEKAKLDTNSLNYDKDLVESGHMIVAQALQSPKAAVTVRVRGGEMSVTDGPFTETKEALGGFILIEAKDLNDAIRIAAGIPLAKLGAIEVRPIHEFAAQ; encoded by the coding sequence ATGAAATATCTCTGTCAGGTCTGGTTCGATAACGGCGTGCTCGACGCCATGACGCAAGAGGAGAAGGCCAAGCTCGACACGAACTCCTTGAACTATGACAAGGACCTCGTCGAAAGCGGACATATGATCGTCGCCCAGGCGTTGCAGTCGCCGAAAGCGGCGGTGACCGTTAGGGTGCGGGGCGGTGAAATGTCGGTAACGGACGGTCCCTTTACCGAGACCAAGGAGGCGCTCGGCGGCTTCATCCTGATCGAGGCCAAGGATCTCAACGACGCGATCCGCATCGCCGCTGGCATCCCGCTTGCCAAGCTCGGCGCGATCGAGGTGCGGCCCATCCACGAATTCGCAGCTCAATGA
- a CDS encoding sel1 repeat family protein gives MARFEMHNAETATMGGDNSADVFCEMGLMYATGRGCEVDLVAAHKWLNIAAIKGNDRAAELRADVAAAMDKMQLVAALRAAREWMTVH, from the coding sequence ATGGCACGCTTTGAAATGCACAATGCTGAAACGGCCACCATGGGTGGCGACAACAGCGCCGATGTCTTCTGCGAAATGGGTCTGATGTATGCGACCGGCCGCGGTTGCGAAGTCGATCTTGTCGCAGCTCACAAATGGCTGAACATCGCCGCAATCAAGGGCAACGACCGCGCCGCCGAGCTTCGTGCCGACGTGGCCGCCGCAATGGACAAGATGCAGCTCGTGGCAGCGCTACGCGCCGCCCGCGAGTGGATGACGGTTCACTGA
- a CDS encoding DUF2177 family protein, with protein MKTSLLAYAGTFLTLLVCDGIWLGLIARNFYRDQLGALMLPSPNLAVAALFYLFFAAAVVVLAVLPALSAGSIATAFLHGAILGLAAYGTYDVTNLATLRNWPLAMSLVDMAWGTLLTALTAGGGYLAVRILA; from the coding sequence ATGAAGACATCACTGTTGGCCTATGCCGGCACCTTTCTCACCCTGCTCGTCTGCGACGGGATATGGCTTGGCCTCATCGCCCGCAACTTTTATCGCGACCAGTTGGGGGCGCTGATGCTCCCTTCCCCCAATCTAGCGGTCGCCGCATTGTTCTACCTGTTCTTCGCCGCCGCAGTGGTCGTGCTTGCAGTGCTGCCCGCGCTGTCGGCAGGCTCGATCGCCACAGCGTTTCTTCACGGCGCCATTCTAGGATTGGCGGCCTATGGCACCTATGACGTCACCAATCTTGCCACACTCCGCAACTGGCCACTCGCCATGAGCCTTGTCGACATGGCGTGGGGCACGTTGCTGACGGCGCTGACCGCCGGCGGCGGATATCTCGCCGTCAGAATTCTTGCCTGA
- a CDS encoding helix-turn-helix domain-containing protein: MSQFSTAPLLQTKMITIRDIVCNGECRHKSDEECAHATSLVYPYRGVFMRHVGRNDTVAEANQLLFFNAGQGYRISHPIEGGDACIDLAIDETMLEELAPKDQVQPGPAFSFRRQRRRIDPRAQALVALLRHGLSRNVAETLEAETLALTLVRRSLGERTSHAPGASAGRQKLVDRAKLVLSSDLARRWTLGEIAVEVGVSPVYLTQVFQQVEATPLYRYQLRLRLARALDLLGEYDDLTALGLDLGFSSHSHFSASFKQSFGQTPAEFQRATQLRRR, translated from the coding sequence ATGTCGCAGTTTTCAACAGCACCGCTCCTGCAAACGAAGATGATCACCATTCGTGACATCGTCTGCAATGGTGAGTGCCGCCATAAGAGCGACGAAGAATGCGCCCACGCAACAAGCCTCGTCTATCCCTATCGCGGCGTCTTCATGCGGCATGTCGGCCGCAATGACACGGTGGCCGAAGCCAATCAGCTGTTGTTCTTCAATGCCGGCCAGGGATATCGGATCAGCCATCCGATCGAAGGTGGCGACGCCTGCATCGATCTGGCAATCGACGAAACCATGCTCGAAGAACTCGCGCCGAAAGATCAGGTGCAGCCCGGCCCTGCTTTTTCCTTCCGCCGCCAGCGCCGACGGATCGATCCGCGCGCACAGGCGCTGGTCGCCCTCCTGCGTCACGGTTTGAGCCGCAATGTCGCCGAAACGCTGGAGGCAGAAACACTCGCACTGACGCTGGTCCGCCGCTCGCTCGGCGAGCGCACATCGCATGCGCCGGGCGCCAGCGCCGGCCGGCAGAAACTCGTCGACCGGGCAAAGCTGGTGCTTTCCTCCGATCTCGCGCGGCGCTGGACGCTCGGCGAAATCGCCGTCGAAGTGGGCGTCTCGCCGGTTTATCTCACCCAGGTCTTCCAACAGGTCGAGGCGACACCGCTCTATCGCTATCAGCTGCGGCTGAGACTTGCCCGCGCGCTCGATCTACTCGGAGAGTACGACGATCTGACCGCGCTCGGGCTCGATCTCGGCTTTTCCAGCCACAGCCATTTCAGCGCCTCCTTCAAACAATCCTTCGGGCAGACCCCGGCCGAATTCCAGCGCGCGACGCAGCTGCGCCGGAGGTGA
- a CDS encoding DUF2147 domain-containing protein: protein MIRSFVLAAAITMIAGISHAEEPIVGNWKTAAGDTAVIASCGGSYCVTLKTGKYAGRKIGTLAGTGGSYAGEIIDPAADKTYSGSGKISGNSLRMQGCVMKVLCKAQTWTRL from the coding sequence ATGATCCGCAGCTTCGTTCTCGCCGCCGCCATAACAATGATCGCGGGGATCTCGCATGCCGAGGAGCCGATCGTCGGTAACTGGAAGACGGCCGCCGGCGATACGGCGGTGATCGCTTCCTGCGGCGGCAGTTATTGCGTGACGCTGAAGACCGGCAAATATGCCGGCCGGAAGATCGGCACGCTTGCGGGAACCGGTGGCAGCTATGCCGGCGAGATCATCGACCCGGCCGCCGACAAGACTTATAGCGGCTCGGGCAAGATTTCCGGCAATTCGCTGAGGATGCAAGGCTGCGTGATGAAGGTCCTCTGCAAGGCCCAGACATGGACACGGCTCTGA
- a CDS encoding PilZ domain-containing protein, translating into MSMLRATHLATVKSAVYDLRWEEFSVKRPARIVAVRPCLTGVSMRSAEIIDISQGGATFVVSTTAGLPKHYYLNILGLAYRIGCAEVYRHKERIGVRFINIMDPEVLRRVVRTDFLVGNMEAIAARRGPIFRA; encoded by the coding sequence ATGTCTATGCTCCGCGCCACACACCTTGCCACGGTGAAGTCCGCTGTTTACGACCTGCGCTGGGAAGAATTCAGCGTCAAGCGGCCAGCCCGCATCGTCGCCGTCCGGCCGTGCCTCACAGGCGTCTCGATGCGAAGCGCCGAGATCATCGATATTTCCCAGGGTGGCGCGACGTTTGTCGTATCGACCACGGCCGGCCTGCCGAAGCATTATTATCTCAACATTCTCGGCCTCGCCTATCGCATCGGATGCGCCGAAGTCTATCGTCACAAGGAACGCATCGGCGTGCGGTTCATCAACATTATGGACCCCGAGGTTCTGCGCCGCGTCGTCCGCACCGATTTCCTCGTCGGCAATATGGAAGCGATCGCCGCCCGGCGCGGGCCGATCTTCCGGGCGTGA
- a CDS encoding YciI family protein — MKFLCQIWFDTEKSKLVPQTEWDALTQECITSDNRWRESGHLLVALALHEPSAAITVRLRNGEASATDGPFAEIKEHLGGFVLIEAENIEEAKTIVSSFPILRYCSIEVRPTYAIQDGK, encoded by the coding sequence ATGAAGTTTCTATGCCAGATCTGGTTCGACACGGAAAAAAGCAAGCTGGTTCCTCAGACCGAATGGGATGCGCTCACACAGGAGTGCATCACCAGCGACAATCGCTGGCGCGAGAGCGGTCATCTGCTGGTGGCGCTCGCCTTGCATGAACCGTCAGCGGCGATCACCGTCCGCCTGCGCAACGGCGAAGCCTCCGCGACCGATGGTCCTTTTGCCGAAATCAAAGAGCACCTCGGTGGTTTCGTGCTGATCGAAGCCGAGAATATCGAGGAGGCGAAGACGATCGTGTCCAGTTTTCCGATCCTCAGATATTGCTCAATCGAAGTGCGCCCGACTTATGCCATCCAGGATGGGAAATAG
- a CDS encoding pyridoxal phosphate-dependent aminotransferase, producing MSAFSRFTPLASALPSTVPFVGPEAIERQRGLAVLARIGANENGFGPAPSVFAAMREEAGNIWKYNDPENFALRQALAAHLGVSATNIAIGSGIDELLGQIVRLVIEPGAPVVTSLGAYPTFNFHVTGFDGRLVTVRYANDREDLDGLLDAVKRENAPLVYFANPDNPMGSWWDADRIVAFARALPETTLMVLDEAYSETGPAGSLPSISSLIDLPNVVRTRTFSKAYGLAGSRTGYVISAAGTAQAFDKIRNHFGMNRLATAAALAALKDQAYLVEVVGKIHAARDRIGGIARANGLEPLPSATNFVAIDAGRDGAYARAIVDGLMERGVFIRMPGVAPLNRCIRVSVGPEADMALLEETLPQVLKQIG from the coding sequence ATGTCCGCCTTTTCGCGCTTCACGCCTCTTGCCAGCGCCCTGCCTTCCACAGTTCCTTTCGTCGGCCCCGAGGCGATCGAGCGCCAACGCGGACTTGCCGTTTTGGCCCGTATCGGCGCCAATGAGAACGGCTTTGGTCCAGCCCCTTCCGTCTTTGCGGCGATGCGCGAGGAGGCCGGCAATATCTGGAAATACAATGATCCGGAAAATTTCGCGCTCAGGCAAGCGCTTGCCGCCCATCTCGGCGTCTCGGCCACCAATATCGCCATCGGCAGCGGCATCGACGAATTGCTCGGCCAAATCGTCCGGCTGGTGATCGAGCCGGGCGCGCCTGTCGTCACTTCGCTTGGCGCCTACCCGACCTTCAACTTCCATGTGACCGGTTTCGACGGCCGACTGGTGACGGTTCGCTACGCAAACGACCGTGAGGATCTCGACGGGCTGCTGGATGCCGTGAAGCGCGAGAATGCGCCGCTCGTCTATTTCGCCAATCCCGACAATCCTATGGGGAGCTGGTGGGATGCCGACAGGATCGTCGCTTTCGCCCGGGCGCTGCCCGAGACGACGCTGATGGTGCTCGACGAGGCCTATAGCGAGACCGGGCCGGCAGGGTCGCTGCCGTCGATTTCCTCGCTTATCGACCTGCCGAACGTCGTTCGCACCCGCACTTTCTCCAAAGCCTACGGGCTTGCCGGCTCGCGCACCGGCTACGTGATCTCGGCCGCCGGCACGGCGCAGGCCTTCGACAAGATCCGCAATCATTTCGGCATGAACCGGTTGGCGACGGCCGCAGCGCTCGCCGCCCTCAAGGACCAGGCCTATCTCGTCGAGGTGGTCGGGAAAATCCACGCGGCGCGCGACCGGATCGGCGGTATCGCCCGGGCAAACGGCCTTGAGCCCCTGCCCTCGGCAACGAATTTCGTGGCGATCGACGCCGGCCGCGACGGCGCATATGCCAGGGCGATCGTCGACGGTCTGATGGAACGCGGCGTCTTCATCCGCATGCCTGGCGTGGCGCCCCTCAATCGCTGCATTCGCGTCAGCGTCGGGCCAGAGGCGGATATGGCGCTTCTCGAAGAAACCCTGCCGCAGGTGCTGAAACAGATCGGCTGA
- a CDS encoding AMP nucleosidase, translating to MNKRISPLSPLDISSPPPFQSQSFDDPAKAVEALTALYERNTAFLIKSFTELAQGAPISSRYRAFYPQVSIETTSFGHVDSRLSYGHVTAPGIYTTTVTRPKLFKHYLKEQLALLVKSHNVPVIVSESTTPIPLHFAFGEGAHVEASTNAFIDVPMRDIFDTPDLNTTDDEIANGEYIPPPGEPSPLAPFTAQRIDYSLARLSHYTATHAEHFQNFVLFTNYQFYIDEFCSWARKLMAEGGDGYTAFVEPGNIVTLPGSSAPETDAALTRLPQMPAYHLKKKGHAGITMINIGVGPSNAKTITDHVAVLRPHAWLMLGHCAGLRNSQRLGDYVLAHAYMREDHVLDDDLPVWVPIPALAEVQVALEAAVAEITGYEGFELKRIMRTGTVGTIDNRNWELRDQRGPVKRLSQARAIALDMESATIAANGFRFRVPYGTLLCVSDKPLHGELKLPGMATAFYRTQVNQHLQIGIRAVQKLAAMPTEALHSRKLRSFFETAFQ from the coding sequence ATGAACAAACGAATCTCCCCTTTGTCGCCGCTCGACATATCCTCGCCACCCCCTTTCCAGTCGCAGAGCTTTGATGATCCCGCCAAGGCGGTGGAGGCGCTGACGGCGCTTTACGAGCGCAATACGGCATTCCTGATCAAGAGCTTCACCGAGCTGGCGCAGGGCGCTCCGATCTCCTCGCGCTATCGTGCTTTCTATCCGCAGGTCAGCATCGAGACGACAAGCTTCGGCCATGTCGATTCGCGCCTTTCCTACGGCCATGTCACGGCACCGGGCATCTATACGACGACAGTCACCCGGCCGAAGCTCTTCAAGCATTACTTGAAGGAGCAGCTGGCGCTCCTGGTGAAGAGCCACAATGTTCCGGTCATCGTGTCGGAATCGACGACGCCGATCCCCTTGCATTTCGCCTTCGGCGAGGGTGCGCATGTGGAAGCATCGACAAACGCCTTCATCGACGTTCCGATGCGCGATATTTTCGACACGCCCGACCTCAACACCACCGATGACGAGATCGCCAACGGCGAATATATCCCGCCACCGGGAGAGCCCTCGCCGCTTGCGCCATTCACCGCGCAACGCATCGACTATTCGCTCGCCCGTCTGTCGCATTATACGGCGACGCATGCCGAGCATTTTCAGAATTTCGTGCTGTTCACGAACTATCAGTTCTATATCGACGAATTTTGCAGCTGGGCTCGCAAGCTGATGGCGGAGGGCGGCGACGGCTATACGGCCTTCGTCGAGCCCGGCAACATCGTCACCCTGCCCGGCTCGAGCGCGCCGGAAACCGATGCGGCGCTTACGCGCCTGCCGCAGATGCCGGCTTACCATCTAAAGAAGAAGGGCCATGCCGGGATCACCATGATCAATATCGGCGTCGGCCCCTCCAACGCCAAGACGATCACCGATCATGTCGCCGTGCTGCGCCCGCATGCCTGGCTGATGCTCGGCCACTGCGCCGGTCTTCGCAACAGCCAGCGGCTCGGCGATTATGTGCTTGCCCATGCTTATATGCGCGAGGACCATGTTCTCGACGACGATCTGCCGGTCTGGGTGCCGATCCCGGCGCTGGCCGAAGTGCAGGTGGCGCTTGAGGCAGCCGTTGCCGAAATCACCGGCTACGAGGGCTTCGAGCTGAAACGCATCATGCGCACCGGCACCGTCGGGACGATCGACAACCGCAACTGGGAACTGCGCGACCAGCGCGGGCCGGTGAAGCGGCTGTCCCAGGCGCGCGCAATCGCGCTCGACATGGAATCGGCGACGATCGCCGCCAACGGCTTCCGCTTCCGCGTGCCCTACGGCACGCTGCTCTGCGTTTCCGACAAGCCGCTGCACGGCGAATTGAAGCTGCCGGGCATGGCGACGGCCTTCTACCGCACACAGGTCAACCAGCATCTGCAGATCGGCATCCGCGCCGTGCAGAAGCTTGCCGCCATGCCGACGGAAGCGCTGCATTCGCGCAAGCTGCGCAGCTTCTTCGAAACGGCCTTCCAATAG
- a CDS encoding MATE family efflux transporter, translated as MTALSEGNAFLTGWLPAVFIKTAAPIVAITTVNGLFTVVDAYFLGAYVGPDALSAVSLIFPGLMLLIALQSLVSNGMASILARRLGAGDRQGARRVFTGAHTLALAVILMLNALYWIAGRQIIDAGAAGNAAVAEGAMLFMGAMIAFAPVSFFLSLHLDGLRCEGKIGFMTLVTLSASLLNILANWLFMAVMHWGVLGSAVGSIASQFVCLAAVLAYRRRRPAALRPSLETALTEWRRIVAFGAPMSLGFIGISLASAAILVNISLWNTHDHVATIAAYGIITRIMTFTYLPLLGLSIALQTIAGNNHGAGLGRRVGQSLQIAMLSALIYCTLVEITVELLVGRLGAVFVADPAIVGEVRRILPWTIGAYFLFGQMLILSSYFQSIGDAPRAAIFGLSRPYLLTLPLTFLLPFIFGEQGIWMVPVFAEAGMFILAFLVLSQNAKRRGWRYGLLPA; from the coding sequence ATGACCGCTCTTTCAGAAGGCAACGCCTTTCTCACCGGCTGGCTGCCGGCCGTCTTCATCAAAACGGCGGCGCCGATCGTCGCGATCACCACCGTCAATGGCCTCTTCACCGTCGTCGACGCCTATTTCCTCGGCGCCTATGTCGGCCCTGACGCGCTTTCTGCAGTCAGCCTGATTTTCCCGGGATTGATGCTGCTCATCGCCCTGCAATCGCTGGTCTCGAACGGCATGGCCAGCATCCTTGCCCGCCGGCTCGGCGCCGGCGATCGCCAAGGCGCGCGCCGAGTATTCACAGGCGCCCATACGCTGGCGCTCGCAGTCATCCTGATGCTCAACGCGCTCTACTGGATCGCGGGCCGGCAGATCATCGATGCCGGTGCTGCCGGCAATGCCGCGGTGGCCGAGGGCGCCATGCTGTTCATGGGCGCGATGATCGCCTTTGCGCCGGTCAGCTTCTTCCTGTCGCTGCATCTCGACGGATTGCGCTGCGAAGGCAAGATCGGTTTCATGACGCTGGTGACGCTGTCGGCCTCGCTGCTGAACATTCTCGCCAACTGGCTGTTCATGGCCGTCATGCATTGGGGCGTGCTCGGTTCGGCGGTCGGCTCCATCGCATCGCAATTCGTCTGTCTCGCAGCCGTGCTCGCCTATCGCCGGCGCCGGCCGGCGGCACTCAGGCCTTCTTTGGAAACCGCATTGACCGAGTGGCGCCGCATCGTCGCCTTCGGCGCGCCGATGAGCCTCGGCTTCATCGGCATATCGCTGGCCTCGGCAGCCATTCTGGTCAATATCTCGCTCTGGAACACGCATGACCACGTCGCGACGATCGCCGCCTACGGCATCATCACCCGGATCATGACCTTCACCTATCTGCCGCTGCTCGGCCTCAGCATCGCCCTGCAGACGATCGCAGGCAACAATCATGGTGCTGGTCTCGGGCGCCGCGTCGGCCAAAGCCTGCAGATCGCCATGCTCTCAGCGCTCATCTATTGCACTCTGGTGGAGATTACTGTCGAATTGCTGGTTGGCCGCCTCGGCGCCGTCTTTGTCGCCGATCCCGCCATTGTCGGCGAGGTCAGGCGAATTCTGCCCTGGACGATCGGCGCCTATTTTCTTTTCGGGCAGATGCTGATTCTGTCGTCCTATTTCCAGTCGATCGGCGATGCGCCGCGCGCGGCGATCTTCGGCCTGTCGCGGCCCTATCTGCTGACCCTGCCGCTCACTTTCCTGCTACCCTTTATCTTCGGCGAGCAGGGGATCTGGATGGTGCCGGTCTTTGCCGAGGCAGGCATGTTTATCCTCGCCTTCCTGGTCCTGTCACAGAATGCGAAACGTCGCGGCTGGCGTTACGGGCTTCTGCCGGCCTGA
- a CDS encoding host attachment family protein, whose product MANVKIPLESWVVVCDGAKALIMQNAGDAQLMNLKVLETLTQPSAPDREIGADKPGRTHAANGFSGSAVEETSWQDQAEAEFLKQVAEKLDELVQEKSARRIVIVAPPKALGTLRPALSADTQAVITAEVAKDYTNMPVDEIERHLAA is encoded by the coding sequence ATGGCCAACGTTAAAATCCCTTTGGAATCATGGGTTGTGGTCTGTGACGGAGCCAAGGCTCTGATCATGCAGAACGCGGGCGATGCCCAACTGATGAACCTGAAGGTGCTGGAAACCCTGACGCAGCCGAGCGCGCCGGATCGCGAGATTGGCGCCGATAAGCCCGGCCGAACCCATGCAGCAAATGGCTTCAGCGGCAGCGCTGTCGAGGAGACCAGCTGGCAGGATCAGGCCGAAGCCGAATTCCTGAAACAGGTGGCGGAAAAGCTTGACGAACTGGTGCAGGAAAAGAGTGCCCGCCGCATCGTTATCGTCGCACCGCCAAAAGCGCTCGGCACATTGCGGCCGGCGCTCAGCGCCGATACCCAGGCCGTGATCACCGCGGAAGTGGCGAAGGACTATACGAATATGCCGGTCGATGAGATCGAGCGCCATCTCGCCGCCTGA
- a CDS encoding LysR family transcriptional regulator, producing MKDASWDDLQLFFHVATGGGLSAAAARTGLSAPTIGRRMLALERVTGRSLFSRGPTGYLLARDGQELLDRVRLMQDAARAISDWRGEVLTLPIVSTAADSWTSRFIADHLASVWTPKDSFRMCYKTSDASVDFTYREAHIAVGHSRPDSGNVAIRRSVKVAHAVYQAADYDEANCNWISLGTDTAVTPADKWTFEQPDYWITSWTNTPHMLFYLIRGGAGRGVLPCFIGDPERHLVRAGPLIDELTYEMWIVAHDDERQRPEVRIVIDRLAALFADHEDLFAGQRPSI from the coding sequence ATGAAAGATGCGAGCTGGGACGACCTGCAACTTTTCTTCCATGTCGCGACCGGCGGCGGGCTCTCGGCCGCAGCCGCGCGCACCGGGCTCAGCGCGCCGACGATCGGTAGGCGGATGCTGGCGCTTGAACGAGTGACGGGCCGATCACTGTTCAGCCGCGGCCCCACCGGTTATCTGCTCGCGAGGGACGGGCAGGAGCTGCTCGACCGCGTCCGGCTGATGCAGGATGCGGCGCGTGCGATCTCCGACTGGCGCGGCGAGGTTCTGACACTGCCGATCGTCTCGACGGCCGCCGACAGCTGGACGTCGCGTTTCATCGCCGACCATCTGGCCAGCGTCTGGACGCCGAAGGACAGTTTCCGCATGTGCTACAAGACCTCTGATGCCAGCGTCGATTTCACCTACCGGGAAGCGCATATCGCCGTTGGCCACAGCCGGCCGGACAGCGGTAACGTCGCGATCCGCCGCTCGGTCAAGGTGGCGCATGCGGTTTACCAGGCGGCAGACTATGACGAAGCCAACTGCAACTGGATCTCGCTCGGCACCGATACCGCCGTCACGCCGGCGGACAAATGGACGTTCGAACAGCCGGATTACTGGATCACCAGCTGGACCAACACGCCGCATATGCTGTTTTACCTGATCCGTGGGGGCGCCGGCCGCGGCGTGCTCCCATGTTTCATCGGCGACCCGGAACGCCACCTTGTCCGCGCCGGGCCTCTCATCGACGAACTGACCTACGAAATGTGGATCGTTGCGCATGACGACGAGCGGCAACGGCCGGAGGTCAGGATCGTCATCGACCGCCTGGCGGCACTCTTTGCCGATCATGAAGACCTGTTTGCCGGGCAGAGGCCGTCGATATGA